GAATTTCGACGAACTCAAAAAACGGCACATCATGATCCTCATCACGTTTACAGCCGGAATCATCATCAATATCTATGGTATATTCCAGCATGGGTGGTTCCTGACCGAACTTTCCGCAAACTTCTTTGTGATCGGCCTCATCGCCGGCCTTGTCGGCGGCATGAAGATCAACGACATATTCGATGCATTCATCGACGGCATGAAGCTCGTCGTCTATGGAGCGATCATCGTAGGTTTTGCAAGGGCCATTGTGGTGGTGCTCGAGTCCGGCGTCATCATAGATTCGGTCATCAATGGAATGAGCGGTGTGCTCGACTTCCTGCCGCCGTCCATTACGGCACTCGGGATGCTTGTCATACAGGTCGTGATCAACTTCTTCATCCCGTCCGGGTCCGGCCAGGCGATGACGACGATGCCGATCATGACGCCGATCGCCGATCTGCAGGAAATTCCGAGGCAGGTCGCCGTACTTGCCTATCAATACGGGGATGCAATCACGAATACGATCATACCGACGTCGGCCTCGCTCATGGGGGTTCTGGCCGTTTCAGGCATCCCATACATCAAATGGGTCCGGTTCGTCTGGAAATTGACGCTGATGTGGCTCATCATCGCTGCCGCAGCACTCGTTGCTGCAACGATCCTCGGCATCTCATAGTACATGAAAAGGCCGGCGGTTACGCCGGCCTTTTCTGATGGATCATGAACTTGCGTCTTCCTTTTTCAGTGCGTCCCTGATCTCCCTGAGCAGCACCGTCTGCTCATCTTCGGCCGCCTCCTCGACGAAGCGGTTCCGCGTCAGGAGATTGACGGCTTTGATGAATACGAATATTGCTGCTGCTATGATGAGGAAGTCTATGATCGCCTGGATGAAGACGCCATAGGTGATCCCCTTGTATGCCCATTCCGATGTGAAGTCGGTGTTGCCGAATATCAGTGCAATCGACGGCATGATGATGTTTTCTACGAGTGCAGTGACGATTTTGCTGAATGCCGCACCAATGACGACGGCGACTGCAAGATCCAGTACATTGCCCCTGAGTATGAAGTCCTTGAATTCCTGCCACATGATGATTCCTCCGAATTTTTATTTATCGGTCCAGCATCCATCATACAGTAAAAGTCCGTACTTGCAAGAGGGCATAATACTTTATTTACAGCGCTGTTGATATATACTTGAATGTAGAGTGGATGTATATTTGCTAGACTCCGGATGATGTGCTAACATCAATAATTGTTTTGTAAGTTGCGTTACAAAAAGTAATTAAAGGGAATAACCCATCTAAAGGAGGAGTAGAATGGAAGAGAATCAAAAATCAAGATTAACTCCAGTTTTCTGGATTGCACTTGCCATCGTTTCCGCACTTGTACTCTATGGCGTGTTCTTCTCAGAAAACTTCGAAAGTGTCACAGGTGTGA
The sequence above is drawn from the Salinicoccus roseus genome and encodes:
- the mscL gene encoding large conductance mechanosensitive channel protein MscL encodes the protein MWQEFKDFILRGNVLDLAVAVVIGAAFSKIVTALVENIIMPSIALIFGNTDFTSEWAYKGITYGVFIQAIIDFLIIAAAIFVFIKAVNLLTRNRFVEEAAEDEQTVLLREIRDALKKEDASS